Proteins from a genomic interval of Lycium ferocissimum isolate CSIRO_LF1 chromosome 2, AGI_CSIRO_Lferr_CH_V1, whole genome shotgun sequence:
- the LOC132032473 gene encoding uncharacterized protein LOC132032473 has translation MLLNNLNNDQGFRNFYMNKRGPIINHLCFDDDVILFSSGNRKSLKRIMRTLKTYEDVSGQLVNKHKSSVILHDKACARRIDRAKRITTMKQECFPINYLGCPLYLGRKRISTFSVTVQKILNKIRGWFFKFLSVGGKSVLIKHVLQAMPSHLLAVMQPPKTVFEIIENAFNRFLWSGSDGNKKLHWSSWDNLSYPINDGGANFRKLADISKAFTTKHWWKLRTKRYLWSLFLNTKYCSRIHPVTNKWRNGQSHNWKAMCSIKVLVENNLGWIIEKGEVAFWYDNWTDLGPLYKFLDPDSKPSKLRITDAYQNGHWNWPACGYVVSDFIKAHIERMQVVLSDKPDLPIWKITSSGKFNIESAWNFLRNSRHESNIVNALCHKAVPFKMSFMAWRVFHRKIPSNDIIISWFKLLASPNCTCCRVSQPENIDHIFFQSYVASSA, from the coding sequence ATGTTGcttaataatttaaataatgaCCAGGGGTTTAGGAATTTCTATATGAATAAGAGGGGCCCTATTATCAATCACTTGTGTTTCGATGATGatgttattcttttttcaaGTGGAAATAGGAAATCCCTTAAGAGAATTATGAGGACTTTGAAAACTTATGAAGATGTTTCTGGTCAGTTGGTTAATAAGCACAAAAGCTCTGTTATTCTTCATGATAAGGCTTGTGCTAGGAGAATTGACAGAGCTAAGAGAATTACTACCATGAAACAAGAATGTTTTCCTATAAATTATCTTGGCTGCCCTTTGTATTTGGGAAGAAAAAGAATTTCTACTTTCTCAGTTACGGTTCAAAAAATCCTTAACAAAATTAGGGGctggttttttaaatttttatctgTTGGTGGTAAAAGTGTTCTTATTAAACATGTTTTACAAGCTATGCCTTCCCACCTATTAGCAGTTATGCAACCCCCTAAAACTGTTTTTGAAATTATTGAGAATGCTTTTAATAGATTTTTGTGGAGTGGTTCAGATGGTAACAAGAAGCTCCATTGGTCCTCTTGGGATAATCTGTCCTATCCCATCAATGACGGAGGTGCTAATTTTAGAAAACTTGCTGATATCAGCAAGGCTTTCACCACCAAACATTGGTGGAAGTTGAGAACTAAAAGATATTTGTGGTCCCTGTTTTTAAACACTAAATACTGCTCTAGAATTCATCCAGTAACTAACAAATGGAGGAATGGCCAATCCCATAATTGGAAGGCTATGTGCTCTATTAAAGTGTTAGTGGAGAATAACTTGGGATGGATTATTGAAAAAGGGGAGGTGGCCTTTTGGTATGACAATTGGACAGATCTTGGGCCCCTTTACAAATTTCTTGATCCAGATTCTAAGCCTAGTAAGCTGAGAATCACTGATGCCTACCAAAATGGCCACTGGAATTGGCCAGCTTGTGGCTATGTTGTCTCTGATTTTATTAAAGCTCATATTGAGAGGATGCAGGTGGTCCTTTCTGATAAACCTGATTTGCCTATATGGAAAATTACCTCTTCTGGAAAATTCAATATTGAAAGTGCTTGGAATTTTTTGAGGAATTCCAGACATGAAAGCAACATTGTTAATGCCTTATGTCATAAAGCTGTCCCTTTTAAAATGTCCTTCATGGCTTGGAGGGTGTTTCACAGAAAAATACCTTCTAATGATATTATCATTTCATGGTTTAAGCTCCTTGCTTCTCCCAATTGCACTTGTTGTAGGGTGTCCCAACCTGAAAATATAGatcatatttttttccaaagttaTGTTGCCTCTTCTGCTTGA